One window of the Janthinobacterium sp. PAMC25594 genome contains the following:
- a CDS encoding DUF1840 domain-containing protein → MLISFKSKSSPEVLMYQEHAQRILDILHKNPTRGVITPTEAGDALALLEKEVAESKLHPENDIEHDTHTPETLEDGESGAHARAQKVHFSQRAYPLMEMLRSAKAEGESITWGI, encoded by the coding sequence ATGTTGATCTCATTCAAATCCAAATCCTCCCCTGAAGTGCTGATGTACCAGGAACATGCCCAGCGTATCCTCGACATCCTGCACAAAAATCCCACCCGCGGCGTCATTACGCCAACGGAAGCAGGCGATGCCCTGGCCCTGCTGGAAAAAGAAGTTGCGGAAAGCAAACTGCATCCGGAAAATGACATCGAACATGATACCCATACGCCGGAAACGCTGGAAGATGGCGAATCGGGCGCCCATGCGCGCGCGCAAAAAGTACATTTTTCACAGCGTGCCTATCCCTTGATGGAGATGCTGCGCTCGGCCAAGGCGGAAGGTGAAAGCATCACCTGGGGCATCTAA
- a CDS encoding IS110 family transposase — protein sequence MPVSPHLQGRSQEEHSMFNLGIDVAKAKLDCALRLPNGKHRNKVVENNHTGFTALNAWLLKHAAGNPRVCMEATGTYWEGVAEYLAGLGMVVSVINPAQIKAFGASRLVRTKTDKVDAQLIADFAHERQPEPWLAPSPAEQSLRALVLRLDALQAMRLQESNRLEVARAAVRQGIADHIAWLDAEIKALILAIRRHIDDDPDLRDKRELLDSIPGLGERTIPVLLSYYANPDRFDSAKQAVAFAGLDPRQHESGSSVRGKPRMSKVGHSFLRKALYMPAMVAVHKTPWGKRFGQRLRDAGKAPKLIIGAMMRKLVHVAFGVLRSGKIFDPALHAA from the coding sequence ATGCCGGTTAGCCCGCATTTGCAAGGTAGATCGCAAGAGGAACACAGCATGTTTAATTTAGGAATCGACGTTGCCAAGGCCAAGCTCGACTGCGCGCTGCGCCTACCCAACGGCAAGCATCGTAACAAGGTTGTCGAGAACAACCACACAGGATTCACTGCACTCAACGCATGGCTGCTGAAGCACGCTGCCGGCAACCCCAGGGTGTGCATGGAAGCGACTGGCACCTATTGGGAAGGGGTGGCCGAATATCTCGCTGGACTTGGCATGGTGGTCAGTGTCATCAATCCGGCCCAGATCAAGGCCTTCGGCGCTTCGCGCCTGGTGCGCACCAAGACCGACAAGGTCGACGCACAACTGATCGCCGACTTCGCCCACGAACGCCAGCCAGAGCCCTGGCTGGCGCCATCGCCCGCCGAGCAATCGCTGCGCGCGTTGGTGCTGCGCCTGGATGCCCTGCAGGCGATGCGCCTGCAGGAAAGCAACCGGCTTGAAGTCGCGCGCGCGGCGGTACGCCAGGGTATCGCGGATCATATTGCCTGGCTCGACGCCGAGATCAAGGCGCTGATCCTGGCGATCCGCCGCCATATCGATGACGACCCGGATTTACGCGACAAGCGCGAACTGCTCGATAGCATCCCTGGCCTGGGCGAGCGGACGATTCCGGTACTGCTGTCCTACTACGCCAATCCGGACCGCTTCGACAGCGCCAAGCAGGCGGTAGCGTTTGCGGGACTCGACCCGCGCCAGCACGAGTCGGGTTCCAGCGTGCGTGGCAAGCCACGCATGTCGAAGGTTGGCCACAGCTTCCTGCGCAAGGCACTGTACATGCCGGCCATGGTGGCAGTCCATAAGACGCCTTGGGGCAAGCGCTTCGGTCAGCGCCTGCGTGACGCCGGCAAGGCGCCCAAGCTGATCATCGGCGCCATGATGCGCAAGCTGGTGCATGTGGCATTTGGTGTGCTCAGGTCGGGAAAAATATTTGATCCGGCCTTGCATGCCGCTTGA